From the genome of Papaver somniferum cultivar HN1 chromosome 2, ASM357369v1, whole genome shotgun sequence, one region includes:
- the LOC113352462 gene encoding uncharacterized protein LOC113352462, translating to MTMLLIDFTNAFNIVSRTVLINEVREKWVQQGDPLGPLLFSLVFHPLICKIALQCKLDLNSWYLDDGTLVGETTEVARDLQILREEGPARGLQLNIQKTEIFSPHPDPRCQIVFPSEIGRPDTGVRLLGGPVSLSDDFCSRIIQSRVDKTVHRMNCVKKLRDPQAELMLLRNCAGVSKLYFSMHTTRPQCMKTTQLQFDEQLIQFLQYLITSDGAWFGQLKQRIATLPISYGGLGVYTMHDTTQYGYLASCFQTQHLQNRILQGTPGLSPHFQTALEYYIHICGLSPSSFNINDGAPHPMHLLATRYYDAIMKEDSICSCCKRVTDRFGDHTIHCASEVGLKYLHDLVRDLFVELCYKAGVAARKEASLGLTSDRSTPLKPADLMIYNWENGRVICFDVTGVSPFSKGGNRTFTLGHAISVVITRKRNKYADMCSSHGYGFGVLAFTTLGELSDDITVLLKRLKNCMANHDANNNLGSFLFHRLGIIIQKGIGVQLVARLPTKSL from the exons ATGACTATGTTGCTTATCGATTTCACTAATGCTTTCAACATAGTTAGTCGAACTGTTTTGATCAATGAGGTGCGCGAGAAAT GGGTTCAACAAGGAGACCCTCTTGGCCCTCTACTGTTTTCCCTAGTTTTTCACCCATTGATCTGCAAAATCGCCTTGCAATGCAAACTGGATCTTAACTCGTGGTATTTGGATGATGGCACATTGGTTGGGGAGACGACTGAAGTTGCAAGAGATCTCCAGATATTGCGTGAGGAAGGCCCTGCAAGAGGACTGCAGTTGAACATACAAAAGACGGAAATATTTTCGCCACACCCTGACCCAAGATGTCAAATTGTCTTCCCATCTGAAATTGGCAGGCCAGACACTGGAGTTCGGCTCCTTGGTGGTCCGGTAAGTCTGAGTGATGATTTTTGCAGTCGTATCATTCAGTCTCGTGTGGACAAAACAGTACACCGAATGAACTGTGTTAAGAAGCTTCGAGACCCACAAGCAGAACTTATGTTACTTCGAAACTGCGCGGGTGTTTCAAAGTTGTACTTTTCAATGCATACAACTAGACCCCAATGCATGAAGACAACACAACTGCAATTCGACGAGCAGCTTATTCAGTTCCTGCAGTATTTAATCACGAGTGATGGAGCTTGGTTCGGCCAATTAAAACAACGCATCGCTACTCTCCCGATCAGTTATGGTGGCCTTGGTGTTTACACTATGCATGACACTACTCAATATGGCTACCTAGCTTCTTGCTTCCAAACACAACATCTGCAGAATCGTATCCTACAAGGTACACCTGGTCTTAGTCCTCACTTCCAGACAGCGCTGGAATATTACATACATATATGTGGTTTATCTCCTTCATCTTTCAACATTAACGATGGTGCCCCACATCCCATGCATTTACTGGCTACTCGTTACTATGATGCTATCATGAAGG AAGATAGTATATGTTCATGTTGTAAACGTGTTACAGATCGGTTTGGTGATCACACCATTCATTGTGCAAGTGAAGTGGGTTTAAAGTATCTCCATGATCTGGTAAGAGATCTATTTGTTGAGTTGTGCTACAAAGCAGGAGTAGCTGCACGAAAAGAAGCATCTCTGGGTCTTACGTCTGACAGGAGCACTCCTCTCAAACCTGCAGACCTCATGATATATAACTGGGAGAATGGAAGGGTTATCTGTTTCGACGTTACCGGCGTTTCACCATTCTCCAAGGGTGGAAACCGTACCTTCACACTGGGTCATGCAATCTCTGTTGTTATCACACGCAAACGCAACAAATATGCAGACATGTGTTCGTCTCATGGATATGGTTTTGGTGTTCTAGCCTTTACAACATTGGGTGAATTGAGTGATGACATTACAGTCCTtctaaaaagattgaagaattgtATGGCGAATCATGATGCCAATAATAACTTAGGCAGTTTTCTTTTCCACAGATTAGGCATCATTATCCAAAAAGGCATTGGGGTGCAACTTGTTGCGCGTCTCCCTACCAAATCATTGTAA